The sequence below is a genomic window from Blastopirellula retiformator.
CGGCGTCGGCGGACGCGGCTTTGGCGCCCATGTGAAGAGCCTGTCGGCGATCGCCAATGAAGGCGCCAATATTGAGTTGGTCGCCGTCTGCGACGTCTACGAACACAACCGCAATCGCGCCGCCGATTACATCGAAAAAGAAAATGACGGCAAGGTCGCCCGCTACGTCGACTTCCGCGAGATGTACGCCAAAGAGAATCTCGATGCGGTCAGCATCGGCACGCCCGACCATTGGCATGCGATCCAAGCGATCGAGGCGATGAAAGGCGGGATGCACGTCTACTGCGAAAAGCCGATGGTCAAGCAGGTCGAAGAAGCGATAGAATTGGTCAGCGTCTGGAAATCGTCCGGCAAAGTGTTTCAGGTCGGCGTGCAGGGAACGAGCTTGCCGATTTGGGACGCCGCTCGCGAGAAGATCGACGCCGGCCTGTTGGGCAAGGTGCTGATGTTCCAGACCGAGTACTTCCGCAACTCCGACATCGGGCAGTGGCGTTACTACAAGCTGTCGAAGGAAATGACCCCCAAGACGATCGACTGGAAGCGATTCCTCGGCGTCGAAGAAGGGCTGGCCGAAGATCAACCGTTCGATCGCGCCGTCTTCGCCCAGTGGCGTCGTTTCTGGGAGTTCGGTAGCGGCATGTATACCGACCTGTTCGTCCACCGCACCACCGCCATGATGAAGGCGACCGGACTTCGCTTCCCGGCTCGCGTGACCGGCAGCGGCGGTTTGTATCTGGAATATGACGGCCGCCAGGTGCCCGACGTCGCGACCGTGGTCGCCGAGTTCAACGAAGGTTGCCAAGGCCTGGTCTCGTCAACGATGTGCGCCTCGGAAACTCCACTGCAGCAACTGGTCCGCGGCCACAACGGCTCGATCGTGTTTGATCGTCCCGACAGTAGCGGCGAGTTCACTTTTGTGCCGGAACGTCCGCAGGTGACCCACATCAGCCCGACCGAACTGCCGTACGAAAAGCAGATCATGAAGGCCGAGAAGGAAGCGCCGCAGGATCAAACCAAGGCGCACTTCGAGAACTGGATCACCGCGATCGAAGAAAACGATCCGCAGTCGTGCAACAATCCGCCCGACCTCGGCGCCGCCGCGATCGTGCTGGTCAACCTGGGCGCTCGCAGCTACCGCGAAGGGAAGATCTATCAGTTTGACGACGAAACGATGACCGTCAGCGAAGCGGACGGTTCGTGGTCGAAGAAGTGGGAAAAGATCTCCAAAGAGCGCGGCAAACCGGCCCACATCAAAGGCTGGAACGCTGGCGACAAAGGTTCGACCATCAACAACCCCGACCACCAAAGCCTGGAAGGCCCGTGGGTCGACGGCAAAGACCCGGCCGGTTAATCGAACCGAGTTAGCGACAACCCAAGAAAACGGCGTCTCTTAGAGATGCCGTTTTTTTGTTTCGAAAAGCTCAACACTAGCCCGCAGCGCAAGCGAATGACTAATGAAAGATGCTGTGCTTGTCGGCATTAAACATTAGTGATTATTCATTAGACATTTCCTGACGCATTCCCTCGCTGGCGCAGCGGGCTAGTGTCGGACTATTTCTTCGGAATCACTTCCAAGCAAACCAACCGATTGTCGCCGCGTACATACAACAGCCCATGCGACAAAATCGGCGCCGCCCAGGCCGGGTACGTTAGCAGGGGGCGAACGCGGGCGCCTGGCTCGGGCGCTTGTCGTAGATCGGTTTCGGAGACCAAATCGTACTTCTCGGGATTCGCTTTGATCAGCCGCAGAACGCCATCTTCGCTCAGACAGACGAAGTGCCCGTCGACGTAGAGCAGGGAAGAGCGGGCCAGGCCGGGGACGCTCCACTTCACTTTGCCGGTCTTCCACTCGATGCAGCGCAGCTCGGCGTTGTTGCTGTGGCGACCGCTTGATCCATAGAGATAGCCGTCGTGATAGACGGCGGTGTTCCAGTGGGTCTGCATCGCCTTGTCCCGTTTTTTCGGATCGTCTTCCCAAACGACGTCGTAGCCGCCGGTCTTCACTTTCAACAGGGCGCTGCCAGGACCGTACGTCTCGGAGATAAAAACTTCGTCCCCGACGATCACCGGCGTGCTGGCGTTGACGCTGTCGCGCAGTTTGGCTCGCCAGGGGAAGTGGAAATCGATGACGCCGGTCTCGGGATGAAACGCCAACAAGCCGCCGCGGGCAAAGGCGAACGCAAACGGGCGTCCGTTGATCTCGGCGTAGGTCATGCTGGCGTAGCTGGCCAGTTCGTCGCTGATGTGATAGACCACTTCGCCCGTCCGTTTGTTGAGGGCGACCACGCCGCTATCTTTGCCAATCACGCGATCGAGATCGAAACGCCCGAACTGATGCGACTCTGGCGGACTGCCGCCGACCATCACCAAAATAAGATCGCCATCGATCACCGGCGAACTGCCAACCCCAAA
It includes:
- a CDS encoding Gfo/Idh/MocA family oxidoreductase — its product is MDSVDASRRTFLKTTAAGVAATSLAVGAAKSQAADANSKLRIGFVGVGGRGFGAHVKSLSAIANEGANIELVAVCDVYEHNRNRAADYIEKENDGKVARYVDFREMYAKENLDAVSIGTPDHWHAIQAIEAMKGGMHVYCEKPMVKQVEEAIELVSVWKSSGKVFQVGVQGTSLPIWDAAREKIDAGLLGKVLMFQTEYFRNSDIGQWRYYKLSKEMTPKTIDWKRFLGVEEGLAEDQPFDRAVFAQWRRFWEFGSGMYTDLFVHRTTAMMKATGLRFPARVTGSGGLYLEYDGRQVPDVATVVAEFNEGCQGLVSSTMCASETPLQQLVRGHNGSIVFDRPDSSGEFTFVPERPQVTHISPTELPYEKQIMKAEKEAPQDQTKAHFENWITAIEENDPQSCNNPPDLGAAAIVLVNLGARSYREGKIYQFDDETMTVSEADGSWSKKWEKISKERGKPAHIKGWNAGDKGSTINNPDHQSLEGPWVDGKDPAG
- a CDS encoding PQQ-binding-like beta-propeller repeat protein, yielding MKKTKNAVLAACVSLVSLCLFSLPAVAQETLPPDLGTRPQGTDWPIFLGPSHDSKSTETGLTTPWPEAGPRVVWQRPLGTSYGIGSVSRGRFFQFDRYDDVERLSVLNAETGEQLWKFEYPTSYEDSLGYNNGPRTSPIIDGDRVYIYGAEGKLHCLQISTQKLIWKVDLSERFGVVQNFFGVGSSPVIDGDLILVMVGGSPPESHQFGRFDLDRVIGKDSGVVALNKRTGEVVYHISDELASYASMTYAEINGRPFAFAFARGGLLAFHPETGVIDFHFPWRAKLRDSVNASTPVIVGDEVFISETYGPGSALLKVKTGGYDVVWEDDPKKRDKAMQTHWNTAVYHDGYLYGSSGRHSNNAELRCIEWKTGKVKWSVPGLARSSLLYVDGHFVCLSEDGVLRLIKANPEKYDLVSETDLRQAPEPGARVRPLLTYPAWAAPILSHGLLYVRGDNRLVCLEVIPKK